Below is a genomic region from Acidimicrobiales bacterium.
TCGATGGCCACCGGCACCAGCTCGCCGTCGTCCACCAGGTGGATGGAGCACGCGTCGGCCACCGTGGGCACGGCGAGGGCGGCCACCTCGGACAGCGCCGCCGTGTGGTCCAGCGTCGACCCGAGCACGCGGCTGGCCTCGGCCAGGAAGCTCTGGCGCCGCGCCCGCTCCTGCTCCGCCTCGTGGAACGCGGCGCGGTCGAGGGCGGAGCCGGCCTGCTGGCCGACCGCCACCAGGAAGGCCCGGTCGTCCTCGTCGAAGCACCTCGGCTCGGGCCACCCCAGGGCGATGACGCCGGCCGGCCGCCCGGACGCCGTCAGCGGCACGCTGGCGGACGACTCGTTGCGGCTCGGCACCTCCCGGAGCACGGGGTAGCGCTCGTTCCTCTCCCGGAGCGAGCCGAGCAGCACCAGCTCCCCGGTGCGGGCCGCCTCGCTGGGCGGCAGGTCGGCGTCGAGGGGGAAGGTCAGGAACCGCTCGATCGTGCGCTCCTCGTAACCAACGTGGCGGACGACCCGGAGGTTCTCGCCGTCGTCGGTCACCAGGCACACCGCCCCGCTGCCGGCACCCAGGCCCTCGGCGACGTTGACGACGACCACCTCGGCCACGTCCGTCGACGTGCGCGCCTCGGCCAACCCCGAGGTGATGGCCTGGAGCCGGGCCAGCCGGCCGGCGGCCAGCTCGGCGGACCGGCGGGCCGCCTGCTCGGCGGCCAGGAGCCGGTCCCGCTCCTCCTCGGCCCGCTTGCGGTCGGTGATGTCGACGACCAGCCCCCGGGTGCCCGCCACCTCGCCGGAGTCGTCGTGGTACGCCTCGCCCCGCCGCTCGAGCCAGCGCAGCTCGCCGTCGGGGCGCACGATCCGGTGCTCGAGCTCGTAGGTGCCGCCCTCGGCGACGCTACGGGCGACCTCCTCGAGCAGCCGCGCCCGGTCGTCGGGGTGGACCAGGGTGATCCACTCCTCGAAGGTCCCGGCGGCCGGGTCGGGGTCGAGCCCGTAGAGGCGCTGGAGGTTGTGGTCGCGGACGACCCGGTCGGTCCGCCGGTCCCACACCCAGGTGCCCATGTTCCCGGCCCGCAGGGCCAGGCGGAGGTTCTCCCGGCTGCGGAGCAGCTCCTGCTCGGCGTGGCGGCGCCGGGTGACGTCGAAGGCGGCGCCGGCCAGGCCGGTGCACCGGCCGGAGGCGTCGAACGAGGGGACCCCGCGCTCGAGCATCCACCGCCAGTCGCCGGCCTCGTCGCGGAGGCGGTACTCGACCTCGAACGGCTCGCCCCGCTCCATCGCCCGGCGGTGCACCGCCCGCCGGCGCTCGGCGTCGCTGGCGTGGACGGCGTTGGGCGGCGGCCACCGGTGCATCCCGCGCGCCGCCGGGCGGGGCCCGCTGGCGGGCGGCGGGGCGGCGTCCGTGCACACGCCGTCCCGCCCGCAGGTCCACAGGTGGACATCGGGGCGCGACGACGGCAGCGTCTCGCCCGCCCGGCCTTCGCTGGTCTGCTCGGTCACACGTCTCTCTGGGCCCGGAAGGGCGCGGCAATGGTCCCCCGTATGATGGCGACGGGACGGGGCTCGTGCCACCCCCGCATTTGGGCGCCATCGGGCGTACCGGTCATGGCTCCAGGTCGGCGGACGCCTCCGGCTCGAGCCCGTCGGCGGCGCGCACCGGTGGCTCGCCCCGCTCGAGCCGCCACACGCTGAAGGCGGCGGTGGACGCGGCCAGCCACGCCGAGCCGAGGGCGAACCCGCCCAGGACGTCGGTGAGGTAGTGGACGCCGAGGGCCAGCCGGGAGGCGCCGATGGCCGCCACCAGCACCACCACGCCCGCCACCGTGGCCCGCCGCCTTCGGCGGGGGACCGCCGGCAGGAGGGCGAGGGTGACGGCGCCGTAGCTCACCGTCGACGCGGCGGCGTGCCCCGACGGGAAGCTGTAACCGCCGGCGGTGGCGACGGGCGGGTCGAGGACCGGGCGCTGGCGGTCGACGGTCACCTTGACCGCGGTGTTGAGCACGCCGCCGGCCAGCGCGGTCACGACCACGAACACGGCCAGGCGGCGCCTGCCGCGCGCCAGCGTGTAGGCGGCGGTGGCGGCGACGACGACGGCCAGCCACGCCGTCGCCCCCAGGAAGGTGACGACCCGGAGGGGGCCGACCACGCCGGGAGACCGGCGGACCCAGTCGTGCAGGTGCTCGGCCGCCGACGT
It encodes:
- a CDS encoding SpoIIE family protein phosphatase; the encoded protein is MTEQTSEGRAGETLPSSRPDVHLWTCGRDGVCTDAAPPPASGPRPAARGMHRWPPPNAVHASDAERRRAVHRRAMERGEPFEVEYRLRDEAGDWRWMLERGVPSFDASGRCTGLAGAAFDVTRRRHAEQELLRSRENLRLALRAGNMGTWVWDRRTDRVVRDHNLQRLYGLDPDPAAGTFEEWITLVHPDDRARLLEEVARSVAEGGTYELEHRIVRPDGELRWLERRGEAYHDDSGEVAGTRGLVVDITDRKRAEEERDRLLAAEQAARRSAELAAGRLARLQAITSGLAEARTSTDVAEVVVVNVAEGLGAGSGAVCLVTDDGENLRVVRHVGYEERTIERFLTFPLDADLPPSEAARTGELVLLGSLRERNERYPVLREVPSRNESSASVPLTASGRPAGVIALGWPEPRCFDEDDRAFLVAVGQQAGSALDRAAFHEAEQERARRQSFLAEASRVLGSTLDHTAALSEVAALAVPTVADACSIHLVDDGELVPVAIEHVDGRGRGEAGPPSPLSCLGVAPILRVVEQGAPLLLGTMDDADGRAGAEADDAASALRRAGVRSALAVPIRAGDEALGVVVVAMGASGRRYRPTDVAFVEDLAGRAASAVVNGRSHQARTAIAHTLQRSLLPPEVPVLPGLEVAARYRPVGTDAEVGGDFYDVFATGGGRWGVVIGDVSGKGIAAASLTALARYTVKTAARWESSPSGVLDVLNKTVLDEGPAERFCTVALGLVRYGMDGVRIGLSCAGHPQPLLLGRDGSVRPVGEHGTAVGLVEHPRLADVTFTIDPGHTLVLFTDGVVEARSAEGRFADGVLEAALASCAGQPAEEVADAIERTLLEFVGGRPRDDTALLVIRRPPGSFHQHVVPSASSVVRARRRLQSWLEARLPDEPELVEDVVILANELTTNAERVARTAADVHVSIDDRRVLVDVSDDGAGFDALLPPVHPPPVDTPGGRGLHIVARLADDCAVRSASSGALVRCELLRGRRRR
- a CDS encoding phosphatase PAP2 family protein; the protein is MTTDGRFARRLDPESRYGLRLTLFALALVLVAVPFGFLLDQVARSGPLTRADTSAAEHLHDWVRRSPGVVGPLRVVTFLGATAWLAVVVAATAAYTLARGRRRLAVFVVVTALAGGVLNTAVKVTVDRQRPVLDPPVATAGGYSFPSGHAAASTVSYGAVTLALLPAVPRRRRRATVAGVVVLVAAIGASRLALGVHYLTDVLGGFALGSAWLAASTAAFSVWRLERGEPPVRAADGLEPEASADLEP